Within Actinobaculum sp. 313, the genomic segment CGACTGGGTGGATGTACCGATTCTCAACGCGGGAGACGGAACACACCAGCATCCCACACAGGCGCTTCTCGATGCTTTTACCTTGCGCCGCCATCTGCATCGGCACGATGATCTGCCCGCACCGGACGGCTCGGGACTCGACGGCGCGCATGTGGCAATCGTCGGGGATATTCTGCATTCTCGAGTGGCCCGCTCCAACGTCGAGCTCATGACCACCCTCGGTGCCCGGGTCACGCTCGTCGCTCCACCCACCCTGCTACCCGTCGGCATGGACGACTGGACCTGCGATGTGGTACTGAGCCTGGATGAGGCTATCACCGCACATCCCGACGCCGTCATGATGCTGCGCGTGCAGCGTGAACGGATGAGTCACGCCGGTGGGGGATTCTTTCCCTCGCCTTTCGAATATCACCGAACTTTTGGCCTGAACTCGCAGCGGCTGGCAGCATTGGGCCCTGACGCCGTCGTCATGCACCCGGGGCCCATGAACCGAGGGCTGGAAATTACGGCAGAAGCTGCGGATTCCGCCCGGTCGGTTGTCACCGAGCAGGTGGCCAACGGAATCTCCGTGCGCATGGCCGCCCTCTACCTTCTTCTGGCGCACGGTGAGGAGATTGCAGCATGAGCCGGTACTTGATCCGAGGCGCCCGCCTCCTGGGCAAGGAAGTCGTTGACATTCTCACGGGTGACGACACGATTGAAGCCGTCGGTGCCGACCTCCCGGTACCAGCAGATGCGATTATTGTCCATGCCGCTGGTCTCATCGCGCTACCCGGTCTGGTGGACCCGCATACGCATTTGCGTGAGCCCGGCCGCGAAGACTCCGAAACCGTACTCACCGGTTCACAGGCGGCCGCCGCCGGCGGCTACACCTGCGTCAACGCAATGGCTAATACGATGCCGGTGCAGGACACCGCCGGTGTCGTCGAACAGGTTCTACGTTTAGGGCGCGAGGCGGGCTACGTTGACGTGCGACCCGTCGGTGCAGTGTCCGCCGGGCTAGCCGGTGAGCATCTCGCCGAACTCGGTGCCATGGCCGAGTCTGCGGCAGCCGTACGCTATTTCTCCGACGACGGCGCCTGTGTAGCAGATCCGGTTCTGATGCGTCGTGCCCTCGAGTACGCCAAGTCTTTCGGCGGTGTTATTGCACAGCACGCCCAAGATCCGCGCCTGACCGAAGGCGCGCAAATGCATGAGGGAGAGATCTCCGCCCAACTCGGTCTGGCCGGTTGGCCCGCCGTCGCTGAGGAATCCATCGTGGCGCGTGATTGCCTCCTCGCACAGCATGTGGGTAGCCGCGTACACATTCTCCACCTGTCTACCAAAGGATCGGTTGATCTCGTCCGCTGGGCCAAATCGGAGGGTATGCCTGTGACGGCCGAGGCCACCCCGCATCATCTGGCCCTTGACCACCGCGAAGCGTGCTCCTACGACCCTCGCTTCAAGGTGAATCCGCCGCTGCGCACGCCGGCCGATATCGAGGCACTACGACGCGGCATTGTCGATGGAACAATCGATGTGATCGGTACGGACCATGCCCCGCATCCCGCCGAGGATAAGGATTGCGAATGGAGCGCCGGCGCGCACGGCATGATCGGATTGGAGACCGCTCTGTCCGTCGTCCAGCAGACCCTCGTAGACACTGGGCTGATCACGTGGTCGGATGTCGCGCGTCTCATGAGCTACACTCCGGCGCAACTGTGCCAGAATCCGGCGCAGGGCAGGCCGATTGCCGTCGGCGAGCCAGCTAACCTCTGCCTGCACGATCCTCGCGCCACTCGCATGATTCGCGCCAATGCGCAGCATTCAAAATCGGCGAACACTCCTTGGGAAGGCCGTGAGCTGCCCGGGCGGATCATGTATACCTTCTATCGGGGCGTCCCAACCGTCTGGGACGGTCAACTACGTGGCCGCGAGGAAATCGCAGCAGAAAGGGAGGCGTGGTGACCACGCAACGCGAGTCGGCCGTCATCGTCCTGGAGGACGGAAGTACATACATCGGTCACGCCTACGCTGCACGCGGACGGACACTGGGAGAGATTGTGTTCTCTACCGGCATGACCGGGTACCAGGAGACATTCACCGACCCTTCCTATCACCGCCAGATCATCGTCATGACGGCGCCGCATATTGGCAACACCGGCATTAACGCCGAGGATCCGGAATCCGCACGTTTCTGGGCCGCCGGAGTCGTATTGCGCGATCCAGCCCGGCGCGCCTCGAATTGGCGTTCCACCGGCGAGTTGGAGGATGCGCTTGCTGCTGCCGGCGTGGTAGGCATCGCCGACGTCGACACGCGCGCCATTACACGCCATCTACGTGAAAAAGGTGTGATGCGCGCCGGGATCTTCTCCGGGGCGGCATTGCCGGATGGGGCTGTTGAAAGGAAAGAGGCAGCCCTCGAGGTGCTGACCGGTATTGTTCGGCAAAGTCCCGAAATGACCGGTGCGGACTTGGCCAGCGAAGTCACCACCCCCGACGCCTATGTTGTGGAACCGGAGGGGAGGAGCGGGCAACCGTTGTTGCCGTCGATATGGGGATAAAGGCCCGTACCCCCGCACAACTCGCCGCGCGCGGTGCGCGTGTCATCGTCGTTCCCATGACGGTGAGCCTCGCGCAGATCGAGGCGTACAGGCCCGACGGCGTGTTCTTCTCCAACGGTCCCGGGGATCCGCAGGCTGCCGACCAACAGGTCGAATTGCTCCGCGAGGTGCTCGACGCTGGTTACCCCTTCTTCGGCATCTGCTTCGGAAACCAGTTGCTAGGGCGGGCACTCGGCTACGGCACCTACAAACTCGAGTACGGGCACCGCGGAGTCAATCAGCCGGTCTTGGACCGTTCTACCGGCCGGGTGGAAATCACGGCACACAACCACGGGTTCGCCGTCGATGCACCGGTGGAAGACCCCTCGCTCTCGCCCTTCGCCGGAGGCAAGTACGGGCGGGTCGAAGTCTCGCATGTCGGCCTGAATGACCAGGTGGTTGAAGGCCTACGCTGCCTTGATATTCCCGCGTTCTCGGTGCAGTACCATCCAGAAGCCGCCGCCGGACCGCATGACGCGTCCTACCTGTTCGACGCCTTTCTCGACCTGATGGTCGCACAACGCGGCAAGACGGAAGATCCCGGAGAAGACGAAACGAAGGCAACGCAAGACAAGGAGAACAACTGATGCCGCGGCGCCTTGATATCACCTCCGTTCTCGTGATCGGCTCCGGTCCGATTGTGATCGGTCAAGCCTGCGAGTTCGACTACTCCGGTACACAGGCCTGCCGGGTGTTGAAGGAGGAGGGGTTGCGCGTCATCCTCGTCAACTCCAATCCGGCCACGATTATGACCGATCCGGAGATGGCGGATGCCACCTATATCGAGCCGATCACCCCGGAGATCGTGGAGAAGGTGATCGCCAAGGAACGGCCAGATGCGTTGCTGCCGACCCTGGGCGGCCAGACGGCTCTGAACACCGCGATGGATTTGGTGCAGCGAGGAGTACTGGACCGCTACGGAGTGGAACTCATCGGCGCGCATGCCGATGCAATCACCAAGGGTGAAGACCGCGATAAATTCAAGGCGGTTGTCGAACGTTGCGGAGCACAGTCCGCCCGCTCGGTGATCTGTCATTCGCTGGATGAATGCCATGACGCGGCATCCGAACTGGGCTACCCGCTTGTTGTGCGTCCCTCCTTCACGATGGGCGGCTTGGGTTCCGGTCTCGCATACGATCAGCAGGACCTCGACCGAATAGCCGGCCAAGGGCTCCATTACTCCGCGACCACAGAAGTACTGCTGGAGGAGTCGATTATCGGCTGGAAGGAGTACGAGCTGGAGATCATGCGCGACCAGGCGGACAACGTCGTCGTCGTGTGCTCCATTGAGAATGTTGATCCGGTGGGTGTGCATACGGGGGACTCGGTCACCGTAGCTCCGGCGCTGACACTTACGGATCGCGAATACCAGCGCCTGCGTGACATTGGTATCGCAATCATCCGCGAAGTCGGCGTCGACACCGGTGGGTGCAACATCCAGTTCGCCGTCGAACCGGAGACCGGCCGGGTGATTGTTATCGAAATGAACCCCCGCGTATCGCGTTCTTCCGCCCTTGCTTCAAAGGCAACAGGGTTCCCCATCGCAAAGATCGCCGCTCGGCTGGCAATCGGATACACGCTGGATGAGATTCCCAACGACATTACCGAGTCCACGCCGGCGTCCTTTGAACCGACCCTCGATTACGTCGTGGTGAAAGTGCCGCGTTTCGCCTTCGAGAAGTTCCCCGATGCCGACCCCACGCTGACAACCACCATGAAGTCGGTGGGCGAAGCGATGGCCCTTGGGCGGAACTTCACCGAAGCCCTACAAAAGGCCATGCGCTCCATCGATAAGAAGGGCACTGTCTTCCATTGGGATGGCACTCCTGCCACTGGCGAAGTTCTCGCGCGGCTTATTCGCGACTGTGCTACACCGACCGAGGACCGGTTGATCCAGGTCCAACAGGCACTACGCGCCGGTGCGAGCATTGACGAGCTATATGCGGCAACCGGTATCGACCCCTGGTTCTTGGACCAGATCAGCCTCATTAACGAGGTGGCAGAGCTTGTAGCCGTTGAGGAGTCCCTCCGTCCTGCCACGCTGCGAGAGGCGAAGAGGCATGGTTTCTCTGATGCGCAAATCGGCAGGATTCGCGGCATTTCCGAGGAGGCGGCGCGGCAGATTCGCTGGGCGTACGGCCTCCACCCGGTGTATAAGACGGTGGACACCTGCGCGGCTGAATTCGCTGCGCGTACGCCGTACCATTACTCCAGCTACGACGAGGAGACGGAGGTCAGCCCGCGGCAGCGCCCGGCAATCATCATTCTCGGTTCCGGGCCCAATCGTATTGGCCAGGGCATTGAGTTTGACTACTCCTGCGTCCACGCCACGCAGACGTTGGCTTCCGAGTACGAGACCATCATGGTCAACTGCAATCCGGAGACGGTTTCAACAGATTACGATATCTCCAACCGCTTGTATTTCGAACCGCTGACGCTGGAAGATGTCCTAGAAGTCTATAAGGCCGAATGCGCGGCAGGTCCGGTGTACGGCATGATCGTTCAATTGGGCGGCCAGACGCCTCTCTCGCTCGCTGCCGCACTGGAGGCCGCCGGAGTCCCGATTATCGGTACTTCGCCCGGTGCCATTGACGCGGCGGAGGATCGTGCGCTTTTCGGCGGTGTGCTCGCCCAGGCAGGTCTGCGCGCGCCTGACTACGGCACGGCCACGAACGACGATCAGACGCTGGAGATTGCGAAGCGTATCGGCTATCCGGTTCTTGTGCGGCCGTCGTACGTGCTTGGCGGACGTGGCATGGAAGTCGTCTACTCGGAAGAACAGCTGCGAAACTACCTGGACCGGCACGAAACTGCGCGAACTGACGCCTCACGTGTCAACGCACCGCTGCTTGTGGACCGCTTCCTCGACGCCGCCACCGAAATCGATGTAGATGCGCTATTTGACGGTGAGGAGCTATTCCTCGGCGGGGTCATGGAGCATATCGAGGAATGTGGTATCCACTCCGGCGATTCCGCCTGTGTGCTACCTGCAGTCACACTCTCGCAACACATTATCGACCGTATCCGTAAGGCATCCGAAGCTATTGCACGCGGCGTGGGCGTGCGCGGGCTGTTGAATATTCAGTTTGGGTTGATGAATGACATCCTCTATGTCATTGAGGCCAATCCACGCGCCTCCCGCACCGTTCCCTTTGTTTCAAAGGCCACAGGTGTACCTCTGGCACGTGCGGCGGCGTGGGTGATGGCGGGGAGATCGATCACTGAGCTCCGGCGGCTCGGATTGCTGCCGGAACACGATGCCAGTGTCATGGACGTTGATTCCAGTGTGGCTGTAAAAGAGGTGGTTCTTCCCTTCAAGCGTTTTACTACCCGCGATGGCCGCGTCGTCGATACGGTTCTCGGCCCGGAAATGCGTTCTACCGGCGAGGTGATGGGGTACGCCGATACCTTCCCAACTGCCTTTGCGAAGTCGCAGGAGGGAGCCTACGGCGGCCTACCGGATTCGGGTACGGTGTTCATCTCCGTCGCTGACCATGACAAGGGCTCCATCATCTTCCCCGTACTGCAAATGGTAGACCTCGGTTTCCAGGTTGTGGCCACCACCGGAACCGCCGCCGTGCTACGCCGCTACGGCGTGCCGGCCGCCGTGGTGCGAAAACAGTCAGAGGGGCGCGGCCCCGATGGTAGTCCGACAATCGTCGATCTCATCACCTCCGGTGACATCGATATGGTGGTCAACACCCCGAACACGCCTGGGGCGCGGCGTGATGGGTATTCCATCCGCGCTGCCACGACGGCGGCGGATAAGCCGATTATCACGACGGTGCAGGAGTTTGCCGCGGCAGTGCAGGGAATTGCCGCCCGCCGGAAGAGGAGTTTCGCCGTGAAATCCCTGCAGAACTACGATCAGGAACGCGAGGAGCGCCTGGTATGACGGCTGATCACCGTGCGGAAATGGCGGACTTCGGCGTGCGCCTCGGTCAACGTATGCGCGAACGAGGTCCGCTGTGCGTGGGCATCGATCCGCACGCCAGTCTCTTGGAACGATGGGATTTGCCTGACACTCCGGTCGGCCTGCGCGAATTCTCTTTACGCACCATCGATGCGCTCGGTGATTACGTTGCCGCGTTTAAGCCGCAGTCGGCGTTCTACGAACGACACGGGGCACAGGGAGTTGCGGTTCTGGAGGAGGTACTACAGGCTGCGCGGGCCGTCGGCGTACCGACGATTCTCGACGTTAAACGCGGCGATATCGGTTCCACCATGGACGCCTACGCGGACGCCTACCTCGAAGGGTCATTACGTGCCGATGCCCTCACTGTGTCTCCCTATTTGGGACCGGCTTCATTGAAGAAGACGGCGTATCGAGCCGCATCACGCGGGAGGGGACTCTTTGTACTCGCGCTGACTTCAAATCCCGAAGGAGCCATCGTTCAGCACGCCGGCGATGGTCGCGAATCGGTGGCGAGAACCGTCGTCGACATGGTGGCTCGGTGGGATCGGGAGCTGTGTCCGGCCGGAATCGGACCGGTCGGAATCGTCATTGGCGCAACCATCGCCGACGCGGCGCGTCAGCTCCGTATCGAGCTCGCCGACTTTCCCGGCTTGATTCTCGCTCCCGGTGTCGGCGCGCAGGGCG encodes:
- a CDS encoding aspartate carbamoyltransferase catalytic subunit, with the translated sequence MRHLLSTRDLSRDDVLLLLDTAEAMAATQARTIKKLPVLRGRTVATLFFEDSTRTRLSFETAAKRLSMDVISFSARGSSLSKGESLKDTAQTIVAMGAEALIVRHSASGAPQRLADTDWVDVPILNAGDGTHQHPTQALLDAFTLRRHLHRHDDLPAPDGSGLDGAHVAIVGDILHSRVARSNVELMTTLGARVTLVAPPTLLPVGMDDWTCDVVLSLDEAITAHPDAVMMLRVQRERMSHAGGGFFPSPFEYHRTFGLNSQRLAALGPDAVVMHPGPMNRGLEITAEAADSARSVVTEQVANGISVRMAALYLLLAHGEEIAA
- a CDS encoding dihydroorotase, translated to MSRYLIRGARLLGKEVVDILTGDDTIEAVGADLPVPADAIIVHAAGLIALPGLVDPHTHLREPGREDSETVLTGSQAAAAGGYTCVNAMANTMPVQDTAGVVEQVLRLGREAGYVDVRPVGAVSAGLAGEHLAELGAMAESAAAVRYFSDDGACVADPVLMRRALEYAKSFGGVIAQHAQDPRLTEGAQMHEGEISAQLGLAGWPAVAEESIVARDCLLAQHVGSRVHILHLSTKGSVDLVRWAKSEGMPVTAEATPHHLALDHREACSYDPRFKVNPPLRTPADIEALRRGIVDGTIDVIGTDHAPHPAEDKDCEWSAGAHGMIGLETALSVVQQTLVDTGLITWSDVARLMSYTPAQLCQNPAQGRPIAVGEPANLCLHDPRATRMIRANAQHSKSANTPWEGRELPGRIMYTFYRGVPTVWDGQLRGREEIAAEREAW
- the carB gene encoding carbamoyl-phosphate synthase large subunit; translated protein: MPRRLDITSVLVIGSGPIVIGQACEFDYSGTQACRVLKEEGLRVILVNSNPATIMTDPEMADATYIEPITPEIVEKVIAKERPDALLPTLGGQTALNTAMDLVQRGVLDRYGVELIGAHADAITKGEDRDKFKAVVERCGAQSARSVICHSLDECHDAASELGYPLVVRPSFTMGGLGSGLAYDQQDLDRIAGQGLHYSATTEVLLEESIIGWKEYELEIMRDQADNVVVVCSIENVDPVGVHTGDSVTVAPALTLTDREYQRLRDIGIAIIREVGVDTGGCNIQFAVEPETGRVIVIEMNPRVSRSSALASKATGFPIAKIAARLAIGYTLDEIPNDITESTPASFEPTLDYVVVKVPRFAFEKFPDADPTLTTTMKSVGEAMALGRNFTEALQKAMRSIDKKGTVFHWDGTPATGEVLARLIRDCATPTEDRLIQVQQALRAGASIDELYAATGIDPWFLDQISLINEVAELVAVEESLRPATLREAKRHGFSDAQIGRIRGISEEAARQIRWAYGLHPVYKTVDTCAAEFAARTPYHYSSYDEETEVSPRQRPAIIILGSGPNRIGQGIEFDYSCVHATQTLASEYETIMVNCNPETVSTDYDISNRLYFEPLTLEDVLEVYKAECAAGPVYGMIVQLGGQTPLSLAAALEAAGVPIIGTSPGAIDAAEDRALFGGVLAQAGLRAPDYGTATNDDQTLEIAKRIGYPVLVRPSYVLGGRGMEVVYSEEQLRNYLDRHETARTDASRVNAPLLVDRFLDAATEIDVDALFDGEELFLGGVMEHIEECGIHSGDSACVLPAVTLSQHIIDRIRKASEAIARGVGVRGLLNIQFGLMNDILYVIEANPRASRTVPFVSKATGVPLARAAAWVMAGRSITELRRLGLLPEHDASVMDVDSSVAVKEVVLPFKRFTTRDGRVVDTVLGPEMRSTGEVMGYADTFPTAFAKSQEGAYGGLPDSGTVFISVADHDKGSIIFPVLQMVDLGFQVVATTGTAAVLRRYGVPAAVVRKQSEGRGPDGSPTIVDLITSGDIDMVVNTPNTPGARRDGYSIRAATTAADKPIITTVQEFAAAVQGIAARRKRSFAVKSLQNYDQEREERLV
- the pyrF gene encoding orotidine-5'-phosphate decarboxylase, which codes for MTADHRAEMADFGVRLGQRMRERGPLCVGIDPHASLLERWDLPDTPVGLREFSLRTIDALGDYVAAFKPQSAFYERHGAQGVAVLEEVLQAARAVGVPTILDVKRGDIGSTMDAYADAYLEGSLRADALTVSPYLGPASLKKTAYRAASRGRGLFVLALTSNPEGAIVQHAGDGRESVARTVVDMVARWDRELCPAGIGPVGIVIGATIADAARQLRIELADFPGLILAPGVGAQGAGGSELRAVFGASNPRVLASASRSVLAGGPDANGLREAFMDVLTDIEVVD